One Trichoderma asperellum chromosome 5, complete sequence genomic region harbors:
- a CDS encoding uncharacterized protein (TransMembrane:1 (i36-56o)), which produces MSMINAKNKVTEHQRFYQQAYKAHTRLWMINPRSRWYMAPYLIALWGGFGATLYAASRKVAGHNTWFSKD; this is translated from the exons ATGAG CATGATCAACGCCAAGAACAAGGTGACGGAGCACCAGCGCTTCTACCAGCAGGCCTACAAGGCTCACACCCGTCTGTGGATGATT AACCCCCGAAGCCGCTGGTACATGGCTCCCTACCTGATTGCCCTCTGGGGAGGCTTCGGTG CTACCCTGTACGCCGCCAGCCGAAAGGTCGCTGGCCACAACACCTGGTTCAGCAAGGACTAA
- a CDS encoding uncharacterized protein (EggNog:ENOG41): MQRALPSRPNRPESTRIVFKLSAQRPQTRLRQYSQHSSALVRPSTTPATNSILHRAPKVVFGGYDRNPWRALSAGKPSSLLQPSKWREYGSLGQVRQQHEASLNLLSSNESLAARINKTLQDTEADIQPYDAATWEAVCGVLSDMYGPDGVWAVFQSIWQGGKHEIITFNDAEALRCKILSAALSSEPRLSMLFTAARQLVAQENFQWPGLYTKIVHFFLERGDYEKVIRWDESLAPIFPVGADEFGALLATFVVKPTPEMQSTLTALYVSGANRQLYDHVIPALFASGQSKLARTWRKKLVLFKDLPLTSKSRPFLLFLANYYPHIQLTESELAVAELDREELVAEAEDDESFFEVDRKGVDRKGTHSDAFIAKWFASTWTSLEFAINLIYKLGVRTIGPRALQSLALRDPDAKEVAARIAQVERLGIRISSQSYCRILIAFARNSEDDLLIDLLHCDIHPDEFDDMETRHSLMAEAARTGDWKMERLLQGIEWAIETGPTSRRLNSLLRSELSKRSLGKAREVLDRMEALKISMAQASATGLLKRVFWKLDSHPQRSQRSQRSSHKDAGSGDFDDPFLDRALNVIRRISCHDVAIPIRYWKTLLYKLGRSRRLDELEQLSLEIMQFYTPPYGGLVPVHREDLPRHFNTEERESIPADLPFVHHHHPIRLLFDPSLQRSIVRWGFDQTLATKPQLPTTLTSLQTPSFSQFDVARGVRLLATLRDQGALIDTQVVRSSIISRIATGMVPGRPRHRARDSIEFSVENLMDLIEKAWGSEMFPDAPKVVREIEARKSKLWHQYPRLIDRTFNKDST, encoded by the coding sequence ATGCAAAGAGCCTTGCCGTCTAGACCCAATCGCCCAGAATCGACTCGAATCGTTTTCAAGCTCTCGGCGCAAAGACCGCAGACAAGGCTTCGGCAATATTCCCAGCATTCGTCTGCCCTAGTTCGCCCATCTACTACTCCAGCAACAAATAGTATTCTACATCGAGCTCCTAAAGTTGTTTTTGGAGGCTATGATCGGAATCCATGGCGAGCACTCTCTGCTGGGAAACCAAGTTCCTTGCTGCAGCCATCAAAATGGAGAGAATACGGGAGTCTAGGGCAGGTGAGACAGCAACATGAGGCATCGTTAAATCTCCTGTCGTCGAACGAATCCCTTGCGGCAAGAATCAACAAGACTCTTCAAGATACAGAGGCCGATATTCAGCCCTACGATGCAGCCACTTGGGAAGCTGTATGTGGCGTGCTGTCTGATATGTATGGCCCTGATGGCGTCTGGGCCGTTTTCCAGTCTATTTGGCAGGGAGGAAAACATGAAATTATTACGTTCAACGATGCCGAAGCCCTACGCTGCAAAATCTTGTCAGCCGCGTTGAGCTCTGAACCACGTCTGTCTATGCTTTTTACTGCGGCTCGACAACTTGTAGCCCAGGAGAATTTCCAATGGCCTGGGCTCTACACGAAAATTGTTCACTTCTTCCTGGAACGTGGCGACTATGAAAAGGTGATTCGCTGGGATGAATCGCTGGCCCCCATCTTTCCAGTTGGAGCGGATGAATTCGGAGCTTTATTAGCAACCTTTGTTGTTAAACCGACTCCTGAGATGCAGAGCACTTTGACGGCGCTTTATGTCTCCGGCGCCAATCGCCAGCTATACGATCATGTGATACCGGCTCTCTTCGCTTCCGGCCAATCCAAATTGGCCCGTACATGGCGAAAAAAGCTTGTTTTGTTTAAAGATCTTCCATTGACGTCAAAGTCTCGTCCgtttctgctttttcttgccAACTACTATCCCCATATACAGCTCACAGAGAGTGAGCTAGCTGTTGCTGAGCTCGACCGTGAGGAGCTAGTAGCTGAAGCTGAGGACGATGAATCATTCTTCGAAGTTGATAGAAAAGGGGTCGACAGGAAGGGAACTCATAGCGATGCTTTCATCGCAAAATGGTTTGCCAGCACCTGGACATCCCTGGAGTTTGCAATCAACCTCATATATAAGCTCGGTGTACGCACTATTGGCCCACGCGCGCTACAGTCTCTTGCGCTACGAGACCCAGATGCTAAGGAGGTTGCAGCTCGTATAGCTCAGGTGGAGAGACTGGGGATCAGAATCTCATCCCAATCATACTGCAGGATTCTAATTGCATTTGCCAGGAATAGTGAAGACGATCTACTGATTGACTTACTTCACTGCGACATCCACCCCGATGAATTTGATGATATGGAAACTCGGCATTCTCTCATGGCTGAGGCGGCTAGGACAGGGGATTGGAAGATGGAGCGACTTCTTCAAGGCATCGAGTGGGCTATTGAAACTGGACCAACGTCCCGACGCCTCAACTCCCTGCTCAGGAGCGAGCTTTCTAAGCGAAGCTTAGGCAAGGCGAGGGAGGTACTCGACCGTATGGAAGCACTGAAAATCAGCATGGCCCAAGCTAGTGCGACTGGGCTCCTTAAGCGGGTGTTTTGGAAGCTTGACTCTCACCCTCAACGATCCCAACGATCCCAACGATCATCGCATAAAGATGCTGGATCGGGCGACTTCGATGACCCCTTTTTGGACAGAGCCTTGAATGTCATCCGCCGCATTTCGTGCCACGACGTTGCCATCCCTATCCGATATTGGAAGACACTCCTCTACAAACTAGGACGCTCAAGACGTCTTGACGAGCTGGAACAACTGAGCTTGGAAATCATGCAATTCTACACCCCCCCTTACGGAGGGTTAGTACCAGTGCATCGGGAGGATTTACCGAGGCACTTCAATAccgaagaaagagaatcTATACCAGCAGATTTACCATTCGTacatcaccatcatccgATCCGACTGCTCTTCGATCCTTCGCTGCAGCGCTCCATAGTAAGATGGGGATTTGACCAGACGCTGGCAACCAAACCCCAACTGCCGACAACTCTAACATCTCTGCAAACGCCGAGCTTTTCACAATTTGATGTTGCTCGTGGGGTCCGCCTGCTAGCTACACTACGAGACCAGGGAGCTTTGATAGACACGCAGGTGGTTCGATCAAGCATCATCTCTCGTATCGCCACCGGGATGGTTCCTGGACGGCCTAGACACCGAGCAAGAGACAGTATCGAGTTCTCTGTAGAGAATCTGATGGATCTTATTGAAAAGGCATGGGGCTCAGAGATGTTTCCAGACGCGCCAAAAGTTGTTCGAGAAATAGAAGCGCGAAAGTCAAAGCTGTGGCACCAATATCCAAGATTGATCGATAGGACTTTCAATAAAGATTCCACATGA
- the MDR2 gene encoding multidrug-resistance transporte (TransMembrane:6 (i183-209o229-255i309-326o332-349i408-430o450-471i)) translates to MNAGALRRALPPRLASQAQESTAFARASLSQCFSTSESLLRQPHFLSPSIASRRSLPAFTPAAFHTLAGSLRTAPPHSGISGQSSPGYGHIVHLTRQFSGTSLAARELQSNSQDATSRTVEPARQTKDTEHETSEEFQKSEKAANAAHVNLSARLSKEGKAPARAGMKEIWRLLSIARPEARWLGLAFFFLVISSGVTMLIPFSVGRILDISTKGSIDDVDIFGLSLNQFFIALGGVLTLGAMTSFGRIILLRIIGERVVARLRSQLYRRTYVQDAEFFDANRVGDLISRLGSDSVIVGKSITSNLSDGLRAIFSGGAGFAIMIWTSAKLTGILLLMFPPIAVGAFFYGRAIRNVSRAIQQNLGTLTKIAEERLGNIKTSQAFVGEVQEIGRYNRQVRKIFALGRKESYIAATFFSSTGWAGNMTLLAMLVVGGNLVRSGAMSLGDLTSFMMYTAFAGSSLFGLSGFYSELMKGVGAASRLFELQDRKPTIHQTVGVPVKSAQGNIRFSNVHFAYPTRPAVNIFNGLDFTIASGSNVCVVGPSGGGKSTVASLLLRFYNPTSGSITINGVDISTMNVKSLRRRIGVVSQEPVLFSGTIAENIAYGKPHASRAEIISAARRANCTFISDLPDGLETQVGARGSQLSGGQKQRIAIARALLKDPDILILDEATSALDAESETLVNEALAKLLGGNNTTISIAHRLSTIKRSDQIIVLNKDGMVAEIGSYVQLAADKESAFSKLMEWQMSGGEIPIKRPSTEATSHITEFEEIEEDLARDEDLERFVEEGEEANREKASQSTEDKPGRP, encoded by the coding sequence ATGAATGCCGGGGCGCTGCGAAGAGCGCTGCCTCCCAGGCTAGCATCGCAGGCGCAAGAGTCTACAGCTTTTGCTCGGGCATCTCTGTCGCAATGCTTCTCGACATCCGAATCTCTTCTGCGCCAGCCGCATTTCCTAAGTCCGTCAATTGCTAGTCGGCGTTCTCTTCCCGCTTTTACTCCCGCCGCATTCCATACTCTTGCAGGATCTCTACGGACGGCTCCGCCGCACTCTGGCATTTCCGGTCAATCCTCTCCCGGATACGGACACATTGTACATCTAACTCGGCAATTCTCTGGTACTTCGCTTGCTGCACGGGAACTTCAATCAAATTCTCAGGATGCGACTTCACGAACGGTAGAGCCAGCAAGGCAGACAAAGGACACCGAACACGAGACCAGTGAAGAATTTCAAAAGAGCGAAAAGGCAGCCAATGCGGCACATGTCAATCTATCTGCTAGGTTatcgaaagaaggaaaggcTCCGGCAAGAGCTGGCATGAAGGAAATATGGAGATTGCTCTCCATTGCCAGACCCGAAGCTCGTTGGCTGGGactggccttcttctttctggtGATTTCCTCTGGCGTTACCATGCTCATACCGTTTTCCGTTGGACGCATCTTGGATATCTCAACCAAGGGCAGTATCGACGATGTTGACATCTTTGGCCTCTCTCTGAATCAGTTTTTTATCGCTTTGGGTGGAGTTCTGACACTCGGAGCCATGACCAGCTTTGGACGAATCATTCTGCTGCGGATTATTGGAGAGAGAGTTGTCGCCAGACTACGATCTCAGCTCTACAGACGGACTTATGTTCAAGATGCAGAATTCTTCGACGCTAATCGGGTTGGTGATCTCATATCGCGACTCGGATCTGACTCGGTCATTGTTGGCAAGTCAATCACCTCCAACCTGAGCGACGGACTTCGAGCAATCTTCAGTGGCGGTGCCGGATTCGCAATCATGATCTGGACAAGTGCTAAGCTTACCGGCATCCTACTTCTCATGTTCCCACCCATTGCTGTTGGCGCCTTCTTTTATGGACGAGCTATTCGAAATGTGAGCAGGGCGATACAGCAAAATCTCGGCACCTTGACAAAAATAGCAGAAGAGCGACTTGGAAACATCAAAACCAGTCAGGCATTCGTTGGAGAGGTTCAGGAGATTGGACGATACAACAGGCAGGTCCGTAAGATTTTTGCTCTTGGAAGGAAGGAATCATACATCGCCGCAACGTTCTTTTCTTCGACAGGCTGGGCCGGCAACATGACCCTCCTGGCCATGCTTGTTGTTGGAGGAAATCTCGTAAGATCCGGTGCCATGTCCCTGGGAGATCTGACCTCTTTCATGATGTATACCGCATTTGCAGGCTCCAGTCTGTTTGGGCTCTCGGGCTTCTACTCAGAGCTTATGAAGGGTGTTGGCGCTGCCAGCCGTTTATTCGAATTGCAGGACCGAAAGCCCACCATTCACCAGACAGTTGGAGTTCCCGTCAAGTCTGCCCAGGGCAACATCCGATTTTCCAACGTTCATTTTGCTTATCCCACTCGGCCGGCTGTAAACATTTTTAACGGCTTGGATTTTACGATTGCATCTGGAAGCAACGTCTGCGTCGTTGGTCCATCTGGAGGCGGTAAATCCACAGTGGCATCTTTGCTACTGCGATTCTACAATCCTACGTCCGGATCTATCACCATCAATGGCGTTGATATCTCAACAATGAACGTCAAGTCGCTAAGACGACGCATCGGTGTTGTGTCTCAGGAGCCTGTTCTGTTCTCGGGTACTATTGCTGAGAATATCGCTTACGGAAAGCCACATGCGAGCCGCGCAGAAATCATCTCAGCTGCTAGGAGAGCCAACTGTACGTTCATCAGCGATCTCCCTGACGGCTTGGAAACCCAGGTTGGTGCCCGGGGATCGCAGCTCTCCGGTGGTCAAAAGCAGCGCATTGCCATAGCCAGGGCACTGCTCAAGGACCCTGATATCCTGATCCTTGACGAGGCTACCTCGGCTCTCGATGCGGAATCAGAAACATTAGTCAATGAAGCCCTCGCTAAACTTCTCGGAGGCAACAACACTACGATATCTATTGCCCATCGACTGTCTACAATCAAACGGTCTGATCAAATCATTGTGTTGAACAAGGACGGAATGGTGGCGGAGATTGGCAGCTATGTCCAGCTTGCTGCGGATAAAGAAAGCGCCTTTAGCAAGTTGATGGAGTGGCAGATGAGCGGCGGCGAGATCCCAATAAAGCGGCCTTCAACTGAAGCTACAAGCCACATCACCGAATTtgaagagattgaagaggaTCTTGCTAGAGACGAGGACCTGGAACGATTTGTcgaagaaggcgaagaagcgaACCGAGAGAAGGCTTCTCAATCAACAGAAGACAAACCAGGGCGCCCTTGA
- a CDS encoding uncharacterized protein (EggNog:ENOG41~BUSCO:EOG092D4824) has product MADRFPSLEDFDSGAQTDIKDVSDEPSAEDFLAREKALLGDDANQFTTSDDANVLGETGGDLLGETAAAESSFESQFPDLANPAAGLAGVDGNIMTGPSVSYNSGYQTYAADEEEPEVIKEWRERRDAQIAKRAEQFAAQREETIKEAQQNIDDFYDNYNSKKEKGIAQTRKEAEEFLANREDTVSGGTSWDRIAKLVDISGKGATGGAAGSGKERFREMLMSLRKDEKAPGATGY; this is encoded by the exons ATGGCCGACCGTTTCCCTTCTCTCGAGGACTTCGACTCTGGAG CGCAAACCGATATCAAAGATGTTTCCGACGAGCCCTCCGCCGAGGACTTCCTCGCCAGAGAAAAGGCTCTTTTAGGCGATGATGCGAACCAGTTCACGACAAGTGATGACGCAAACGTATTGGGTGAGACCGGCGGAGATCTCTTGGGAGagaccgccgccgccgaatCTTCTTTCGAATCTCAATTCCCAGACCTTGCCAACCCAGCCGCT GGCCTGGCGGGCGTGGATGGAAACATCATGACCGGTCCATCTGTGAGCTACAACTCAGGTTACCAAACATATGCggccgatgaggaggagccAGAGGTCATCAAGGAGTGGAGAGAGCGCCGAGACGCGCAGATTGCGAAGCGGGCCGAGCAATTCGCTGCCCAGCGAGAGGAGACGATAAAGGAGGCTCAACAGAACATCGATGACTTCTATGACAACTACAACtccaagaaagagaaaggcatTGCGCAGACACgcaaagaggcagaggaatTTCTCGCGAACAGGGAGGATACCGTTTCTGGTGGCACGAGCTGGGACCGCATTGCAAAGCTGGTTGACATCAGCGGAAAGGGGGCCACTGGCGGAGCCGCCGGATCTGGCAAGGAGCGCTTCCGTGAAATGCTCATGAGTCTGCGCAAGGACGAAAAGGCACCAGGCGCAACTGGCTACTGA